From the genome of Eucalyptus grandis isolate ANBG69807.140 chromosome 2, ASM1654582v1, whole genome shotgun sequence, one region includes:
- the LOC104434233 gene encoding uncharacterized protein LOC104434233 — MQMRKCMMKLSRCCCACLTRFIQTTDDTRDSKAYQTLVRLFDGDNMTILKHLIYAKNDIQPLVDGTTRLRVSLEVLRKKTVLLLISDLDIAIEDIEFLNYIYREYHARPENQFEMVWLPIVDIDPKSAASDMTHQQKFEELQSIMPWYTVHHPSILEPAVIRYIREEWRFSKRVIIVALDPQGRLASPNALHMIRIWGNLAFPFTKEREEALWREESWTLKLIIDGLDDGTMEEWVRQGSYICLFGGEDLEWIRKLTATAKEVAKIAGIMLGMVYVGKSNSKEGVRRTAATITSEKLSYCWNDPRFFWLFWARLESMLHSKVHLGNSIENDPLLPRIQTILNFGLSDEGWAVFCQGVGPDMVEAEGNIVLENIEEFDKWKDDANQKGFVNALRDHLIQKHLMRLFDEIHLDNLTMLKHLIYAEDDIQPLVDGTTKSRVGLEVLRKKTVLLLISDLDISFEDMELLDHIYRESRARPENQFEIVWLPIVDIAPKSAAWDMTHQQIFETLQSIMPWYTVHHPSILEPAVIKYIREEWRFSKSIIIVALDPQGRLASPNALHMIRIWGTLAFPFTKEREEALWREESWTLKLIIGGLDDGTIKEWVTQGSSICLFGSEDLEWIRKFTATAKQAAKTDGITLEMVYVGKSDSKERVQRIAAMITSEKLSYCWNDPTFFWLFWARLESILHSKAHHGITRNDPVIDEIMKIRTYDKTAQGWAILCQGAGMEMGTARSDIALLDSMGVFHAPT; from the exons ATGCAGATGAGAAAATGCATGATGAAGCTCAGCAGATGCTGTTGTGCCTGTTTGACAAGATTCATTCAGACAACAGATGACACAAGGGATTCCAAGGCTTATCAGACGCTGGTGCGCCTATTCGATGGAGACAACATGACCATCCTCAAGCATTTAATCTATGCCAAGAACGACATACAGCCGCTGGTGGACGGTACCACAAGATTGAGG GTCAGCCTCGAAGTGCTGAGAAAGAAAACAGTGTTGCTACTAATATCAGATCTTGACATCGCCATTGAAGACATAGAATTTCTCAATTACATCTACAGAGAGTATCATGCAAGGCCTGAGAACCAGTTTGAAATGGTGTGGCTTCCAATTGTGGATATCGATCCAAAATCAGCTGCTTCGGATATGACCCATCAGCAGAAATTCGAGGAGCTGCAAAGCATCATGCCATGGTACACTGTCCACCACCCTTCAATCCTTGAACCAGCCGTGATCAGGTACATAAGAGAGGAGTGGCGTTTCTCAAAGAGGGTCATCATAGTAGCTCTGGATCCACAGGGGAGGTTGGCGAGCCCCAATGCCCTCCACATGATCCGGATATGGGGAAATTTGGCCTTCCCTTTCACTAAGGAACGAGAGGAAGCGCTGTGGAGGGAGGAGAGTTGGACACTCAAGCTGATCATTGATGGCTTAGATGACGGGACTATGGAGGAATGG GTGAGACAAGGATCATACATTTGCCTATTTGGAGGTGAGGACCTTGAATGGATCAGGAAGTTAACAGCCACAGCCAAAGAAGTCGCTAAGATTGCTGGTATCATGCTGGGAATGGTATACGTGGGAAAGAGTAATTCAAAGGAAGGAGTGCGGAGAACAGCTGCGACGATCACCTCAGAGAAACTGAGTTACTGCTGGAATGACCCCAGATTCTTCTGGCTCTTCTGGGCTAGACTCGAGAGCATGCTCCACTCAAAGGTGCACCTCGGGAACTCCATCGAAAACGACCCTTTACTGCCACGGATCCAGACGATACTCAACTTTGGCTTGAGCGACGAAGGATGGGCGGTTTTCTGTCAGGGTGTAGGGCCGGACATGGTGGAAGCCGAGGGCAACATTGTCCTAGAGAACATAGAGGAGTTCGATAAGTGGAAGGACGATGCAAATCAGAAGGGTTTCGTTAATGCACTGAGAGACCATCTAATACAGAAGCATCTGATGCGCCTGTTTGACGAGATTCATTTGGACAACTTGACCATGCTCAAGCATTTAATCTATGCCGAGGACGACATACAGCCGCTGGTGGACGGTACCACAAAATCGAGG GTCGGCCTTGAAGTGCTGAGAAAGAAAACAGTGTTGCTACTAATATCAGATCTCGACATTTCCTTTGAAGACATGGAACTTCTCGACCACATCTACAGAGAGTCTCGTGCAAGGCCTGAGAACCAGTTCGAAATAGTGTGGCTTCCAATTGTGGATATCGCTCCAAAATCAGCTGCTTGGGATATGACCCATCAACAGATTTTCGAGACGCTGCAGAGCATCATGCCATGGTACACTGTCCACCACCCTTCGATCCTTGAACCGGCCGTGATCAAGTACATAAGAGAGGAGTGGCGTTTCTCAAAGAGTATCATCATAGTAGCTCTGGATCCACAGGGGAGGTTGGCGAGCCCCAATGCCCTCCACATGATCCGGATATGGGGAACTTTGGCCTTCCCTTTCACCAAGGAGCGAGAGGAAGCGCTGTGGAGAGAGGAGAGTTGGACACTCAAGCTGATCATTGGTGGCTTAGACGACGGGACTATAAAGGAATGG GTGACACAAGGATCATCCATTTGCCTATTTGGAAGCGAGGACCTTGAATGGATCAGGAAGTTCACAGCCACAGCCAAACAAGCCGCTAAGACTGATGGTATCACGCTGGAAATGGTATATGTGGGAAAGAGCGATTCCAAGGAACGAGTGCAGCGTATAGCTGCAATGATCACCTCAGAGAAACTGAGTTATTGCTGGAACGATCCCACATTCTTCTGGTTATTTTGGGCTAGACTCGAGAGTATCCTCCACTCGAAGGCACATCACGGGATCACCAGAAACGACCCTGTAATTGATGAGATCATGAAGATTCGCACTTATGACAAGACCGCCCAAGGATGGGCTATTTTGTGCCAAGGTGCGGGGATGGAGATGGGCACAGCCAGGAGCGACATTGCCCTCCTGGACAGCATGGGGGTGTTCCATGCACCGACCTAA